Proteins from a single region of Anticarsia gemmatalis isolate Benzon Research Colony breed Stoneville strain chromosome 30, ilAntGemm2 primary, whole genome shotgun sequence:
- the LOC142985486 gene encoding ran GTPase-activating protein 1-like, protein MFSFDLNSINSALADSGRPISGVDFSGKSLKLDSAQDAQPIVDAINACPDLQYLTLTGNTLGVSAAQAIAKALEHHPELKIARFSDMFTGRMKTEIPPALAALGDGMITAGARLSVLDLSDNAFGPIGVEGLAKLLQSDVCSELEELRLNNNGLGITGGRLLANALAARPRKLKIFIAGRNRLENDGAKALANVFQNMDTLEEVAMPQNGIYHVGVTALSRAFSHNSRLAALNLNDNTVGAKGAEAIAAALVNLKNLKSINFGDCLLKSKGAKALAKAFKDNSLLLESLDLSHNEIGREACMDVVDAITALPDSADRLSRVVLAGNSLGGASNKKIMRDKLGASAELSDGEGSEDEYVTDSESEHSGSEGEGEEGEGSQNSEDSATEDAQHLDDSHSNITLDTSGVEEVETDVGRFLQQPSLDNLMKLGANATDVIDAHLQSIKDPSDSIRAYVEATLCVSGLSDQSAKAMDLSQQMYQLLIKRAGETHAASWLLANTVLTHLKLIKSEDKSPTIRWSLPPCYVSLARCIGAPYFPAALRDTLLFFAAAKKTTMPCVEVLFR, encoded by the exons ATGTTTTCCTTTGATTTAAATTCGATTAATTCGGCCCTTGCCGACTCCGGCAGACCGATTAGTGGCGTAGATTTTTCTGGAAAATCGCTGAAATTAGATTCGGCGCAAGATG CCCAGCCGATTGTGGACGCCATCAACGCGTGCCCAGACCTCCAGTACCTCACACTCACGGGCAACACGCTCGGAGTGTCAGCGGCACAGGCGATCGCTAAGGCATTGGAACACCATCCCGAGTTGAAGATAGCAAGGTTCTCGGATATGTTCACTGGGAGAATGAAGACTGAGATACCACCTGCTTTG GCTGCATTAGGAGACGGTATGATCACAGCGGGCGCTCGGCTCTCAGTGTTAGACTTGAGTGACAACGCTTTCGGACCAATCGGAGTGGAAGGTTTAGCCAAATTACTGCAAAGTGACGTGTGTAGTGAGTTGGAG GAACTACGACTTAACAACAATGGTTTAGGCATCACGGGAGGACGGCTGCTAGCTAACGCGTTGGCAGCCAGACCTCGCAAACTGAAGATATTCATCGCAGGAAGAAACAGACTCGAGAATGATGGCGCTAAGGCACTCGCTAATGTGTTTcaa AACATGGATACTCTAGAAGAGGTGGCGATGCCACAGAACGGCATCTATCACGTGGGGGTGACGGCTCTGTCGCGCGCCTTCAGCCACAACTCACGCTTGGCCGCGCTCAACCTCAACGACAACACGGTCGGCGCTAAGGGCGCGGAGGCCATCGCCGCTGCGCTAGTCAA CCTGAAAAACCTGAAAAGCATCAATTTCGGTGACTGCTTGCTCAAGAGTAAAGGTGCTAAGGCTCTGGCGAAGGCTTTCAAAGACAACTCTTTATTACTAGAG tctCTAGACCTAAGTCACAACGAGATAGGCAGAGAAGCGTGTATGGATGTAGTCGACGCTATCACGGCGCTACCCGATAGTGCGGACAGACTGAGCAGAGTGGTACTAGCTG gtAACAGTTTAGGAGGGGCatcaaacaagaaaataatgagAGACAAACTCGGCGCTTCGGCGGAACTGAGCGACGGGGAGGGAAGCGAAGACGAAT atgTAACAGACTCGGAGTCTGAGCACTCCGGCTCGGAAGGGGAGGGCGAGGAGGGGGAGGGCTCACAGAACTCTGAGGACAGCGCCACGGAGGATGCGCAACATTTGGATGACTCACACTCTAACATCACTCTGGACACCTCCG GAGTGGAGGAAGTAGAGACAGACGTAGGCCGGTTCCTTCAACAGCCATCATTGGACAACCTGATGAAGCTAGGAGCCAACGCGACCGACGTCATAGATGCACATCTACAA TCAATAAAAGACCCATCAGACTCAATCCGCGCCTACGTAGAAGCAACATTATGTGTCTCAGGCCTATCGGACCAGAGCGCCAAGGCCATGGACCTGTCTCAACAAATGTACCAGCTACTCATCAAGCGAGCGGGAGAGACGCACGCGGCCAGCTGGTTGCTAGCTAACACTGTGTTGACGCATCTGAAGCTGATAAAG TCAGAAGACAAGTCCCCTACTATCCGCTGGTCGCTCCCCCCCTGCTACGTGTCCCTGGCCCGCTGTATCGGCGCGCCGTACTTCCCCGCCGCGCTCCGAGACACGCTCCTGTTCTTTGCCGCCGCCAAGAAGACCACCATGCCCTGCGTCGAGGTGCTGTTCCGATAA
- the Urm1 gene encoding ubiquitin-related modifier 1, protein MAETLKLHLQFGGGAELLFDRIKKREIELPALNKYLPDSNKDKWTIRELLLWIKDNLLRERPELFLQGESIRPGILVLINDADWELYGELDYELQNKDNIMFISTLHGG, encoded by the exons atggcagaaactttaaaactacatcTACAATTTGGTGGTGGAGCAGAACTTCTATTTGACAGAATAAAAAAGCGGGAAATAGAGTTGCCagcgttaaataaatatttaccagaCAGTAATAAGGATAAATGGACAATCAGAGAACTTTTACTGTGGATCAAAGATAATTTATTGAGAGAAAGACCGGAGTTGTTTTTACag ggCGAGTCCATAAGGCCAGGCATTCTCGTACTAATCAACGATGCGGATTGGGAGCTATATGGCGAGTTAGACTATGaactacaaaataaagataatattatgtttatatctaCTTTACATGGAGGATAA